In Scomber japonicus isolate fScoJap1 chromosome 7, fScoJap1.pri, whole genome shotgun sequence, one genomic interval encodes:
- the hsd11b1la gene encoding hydroxysteroid 11-beta-dehydrogenase 1-like protein isoform X2: MKTFTKIFLASVAVAFLAVKWNAPSFHAESLRGARVLVTGASTGIGEQMAYHYAHFGAQIVITARRGKVLQQVAEKCLSLGAQKAYYIAADMASESDPDTVVEFALDKLGGLDYLVLNHIGPSPFSMWDGDVEHTKWLMKANFFSYIQMAWKALPSLEQSQGSLVVVSSLLGKMPSPFVAPYTSTKFALNGFFGSLQHELAMKNSNVSISICILGLIDTESAMEKVKCSQEHHHYRGNKTARALLPLVHPDFDSHQRLDPFSHKLHHPKLL; the protein is encoded by the exons ATGAAAACTTTTACAAAGATCTTTTTAGCTAGTGTAGCTGTTGCTTTCCTAGCTGTCAAGTGGAATGCACCAAGTTTCCATGCAG AATCTCTCAGAGGAGCCAGGGTATTGGTGACTGGGGCCAGTACAGGTATTGGTGAACAAATGGCATATCACTATGCCCACTTTGGTGCCCAGATAGTAATTACAGCAAGGAGGGGCAAAGTGTTACAACAG GTGGCAGAAAAGTGTCTGAGTTTGGGAGCTCAGAAAGCTTACTATATAGCAGCAGACATGGCCAGTGAATCAGACCCTGATACAGTGGTAGAGTTTGCTCTGGACAAGCTGGGAGGTCTGGATTACTTGGTCCTTAACCACATTGGTCCGAGCCCCTTCAGCATGTGGGATGGAGATGTTGAACATACCAAGTGGCTGATGAAG GCCAACTTCTTCAGCTATATTCAGATGGCTTGGAAAGCTCTGCCCTCCCTTGAGCAAAGTCAAGGATCACTAGTGGTTGTCTCATCACTTTTAG GTAAAATGCCCAGTCCTTTTGTGGCACCATATACCTCAACAAAATTTGCGTTGAACGGTTTCTTCGGGTCCCTTCAGCACGAGTTGGCTATGAAGAATAGCAACGTGTCCATTTCTATATGTATATTGGGGCTCATTGATACTGAATCAGCTATGGAGAAAGTCAA ATGCAGCCAAGAACATCATCATTACAGGGGCAACAAGACAGCCAGAGCTCTTCTACCCTTGGTTCACCCAGATTTTGATTCTCACCAAAGACTGGATCCCTTCAGCCACAAACTACATCATCCAAAACTCCTATAA
- the micos13 gene encoding MICOS complex subunit MIC13: protein MAARILPFIKLATKVTIAGGAVYVAYDSGLLGSSEQGSVALEKAKAVIPPAVEEWMKYFGLETQLPTMPTIEFSPVESWNSGVRWTISSLSDAPTKATEYTSQGLQYVKDLTK from the exons ATGGCGGCAAGAATTCTACCTTTTATAAA ACTGGCCACCAAGGTGACCATTGCAGGAGGAGCTGTGTATGTTGCCTATGACTCTGGTCTACTGGGAAGCAGTGAGCAGGGCTCAGTGGCTTTGGAGAAAGCCAAAGCAGTAATTCCACCTGCCGTGGAAGAGTGGATGAAGTACTTTGGCTTGGAG ACTCAGCTTCCAACGATGCCTACGATTGAATTTTCCCCTGTTGAGTCCTGGAATTCTG GAGTGCGGTGGACGATTTCAAGTCTTTCAGATGCTCCAACAAAAGCAACTGAGTACACAAGTCAGGGTTTGCAGTACGTCAAAGACCTCACCAAGTGA
- the hsd11b1la gene encoding hydroxysteroid 11-beta-dehydrogenase 1-like protein isoform X1: MKTFTKIFLASVAVAFLAVKWNAPSFHAESLRGARVLVTGASTGIGEQMAYHYAHFGAQIVITARRGKVLQQVAEKCLSLGAQKAYYIAADMASESDPDTVVEFALDKLGGLDYLVLNHIGPSPFSMWDGDVEHTKWLMKANFFSYIQMAWKALPSLEQSQGSLVVVSSLLGKMPSPFVAPYTSTKFALNGFFGSLQHELAMKNSNVSISICILGLIDTESAMEKVKGVTSVPAYPATDAAKNIIITGATRQPELFYPWFTQILILTKDWIPSATNYIIQNSYNYNP; encoded by the exons ATGAAAACTTTTACAAAGATCTTTTTAGCTAGTGTAGCTGTTGCTTTCCTAGCTGTCAAGTGGAATGCACCAAGTTTCCATGCAG AATCTCTCAGAGGAGCCAGGGTATTGGTGACTGGGGCCAGTACAGGTATTGGTGAACAAATGGCATATCACTATGCCCACTTTGGTGCCCAGATAGTAATTACAGCAAGGAGGGGCAAAGTGTTACAACAG GTGGCAGAAAAGTGTCTGAGTTTGGGAGCTCAGAAAGCTTACTATATAGCAGCAGACATGGCCAGTGAATCAGACCCTGATACAGTGGTAGAGTTTGCTCTGGACAAGCTGGGAGGTCTGGATTACTTGGTCCTTAACCACATTGGTCCGAGCCCCTTCAGCATGTGGGATGGAGATGTTGAACATACCAAGTGGCTGATGAAG GCCAACTTCTTCAGCTATATTCAGATGGCTTGGAAAGCTCTGCCCTCCCTTGAGCAAAGTCAAGGATCACTAGTGGTTGTCTCATCACTTTTAG GTAAAATGCCCAGTCCTTTTGTGGCACCATATACCTCAACAAAATTTGCGTTGAACGGTTTCTTCGGGTCCCTTCAGCACGAGTTGGCTATGAAGAATAGCAACGTGTCCATTTCTATATGTATATTGGGGCTCATTGATACTGAATCAGCTATGGAGAAAGTCAA GGGAGTCACTAGCGTACCAGCCTACCCTGCCACAGATGCAGCCAAGAACATCATCATTACAGGGGCAACAAGACAGCCAGAGCTCTTCTACCCTTGGTTCACCCAGATTTTGATTCTCACCAAAGACTGGATCCCTTCAGCCACAAACTACATCATCCAAAACTCCTATAACTATAACCCATAA